Below is a window of Cucurbita pepo subsp. pepo cultivar mu-cu-16 unplaced genomic scaffold, ASM280686v2 Cp4.1_scaffold001056, whole genome shotgun sequence DNA.
ttgagccccaaaggagggtggacaccaGGGTGAGGACGCTAaactccgaagggggtggacaccggacggtgtaccaatgaggacgctgagccccgaagggagtggacaccgggcagtgtgccaccGAGTatgttgagcctcgaaggggggtgaattgtgaaatctcacatcgattatTGAAGGAGACGAGGCAAAGACACTGGCCCCAAAGTGGAGTGGAtagtaagatctcacatcagttggagaggggaacaaaacatttcttataagggcgtagaaacctctccctagtaaacgcgttcTAAAACTGTGAGGCAGACGCcaatatgtaatgggccaaagcgaacaatatctgctagtggtggacttggactcTTATACCAATATACTAATCTCGACTACTATAATAATGTCGTTACTGCTATTCCTACTACTAACGAGTACTCATACAATAATAATACCCTTAATTACTACTACTACTAGTATAGCTACCTCTAACACTATTACTTCCTCTACCATCTACAtgttaggatcacacaacaatgcacacactcgatctagatgaacacaaagaacaaaagagaTGGTACCATCTACAtgttaggatcacacaacaacgcacacactcgatctagatgaacacaaagaacaagagagagaaaattaaatgagGAATATtagctaaaggttttattgatgacttcgtGTTTATAAGAGAATacagaaaaggaagaaaatacattttgaaAGCACTAGTACCGATAACACAAAGCCCTTATTGATTGAAAAGACAATGTAAAGTAACCGAAACGCCACACCTACCGACCTTTTGGCTGAAGTTCGATCTTCATCCCTCCAATGGTGACCTTGTCTCCACCAACCTTAGGGTCGAGCCTCACAATCACACTCTCATCGTCCTCTATTCCCAACTCTTTAAGCACCTCCGTTATCACAACTCGTAAAGACGTCTTTCCACGGTGGTTGTGACCATGCGGGACGGTCGTAAACGTTCCTACAAACTCAGTATTCCCCGGACACACATCGGAGCCATCATCAACAACATTAACAAGCACATTAAAATGAACCCAATATCTCTTATCCAATTCAATGCCTTCTATCACCAATACCTCATCTTTCtcactcttttccttttcNNNNNNNNNNNNNNNNNNNNNNNNNNNNNNNNNNNNNNNNNNNNNNNNNNNNNNNNNNNNNNNNNNNNNNNNNNNNNNNNNNNNNNNNNNNNNNNNNNNNNNNNNNNNNNNNNNNNNNNNNNNNNNNNNNNNNNNNNNNNNNNNNNNNNNNNNNNNNNNNNNNNNNNNNNNNNNNNNNNNNNNNNNNNNNNNNNNNNNNNNNNNNNNNNNNNNNNNNNNNNNNNNNNNNNNNNNNNNNNNNNNNNNNNNNNNNNNNNNNNNNNNNNNNNNNNNNNNNNNNNNNNNNNNNNNNNNNNNNNNNNNNNNNNNNNNNNNNNNNNNNNNNNNNNNNNNNNNNNNNNNNNNNNNNNNNNNNNNNNNNNNNNNNNNNNNNNNNNNNNNNNNNNNNNNNNNNNNNNNNNNNNNNNNNNNNNNNNNNNNNNNNNNNNNNNNNNNNNNNNNNNNNNNNNNNNNNNNNNNNNNNNNNNNNNNNNNNNNNNNNNNNNNNNNNNNNNNNNNNNNNNNNNNNNNNNNNNNNNNNNNNNNNNNNNNNNNNNNNNNNNNNNNNNNNNNNNNNNNNNNNNNNNNNNNNNNNNNNNNNNNNNNNNNNNNNNNNNNNNNNNNNNNNNNNNNNNNNNNNNNNNNNNNNNNNNNNNNNNNNNNNNNNNNNNNNNNNNNNNNNNNNNNNNNNNNNNNNNNNNNNNNNNNNNNNNNNNNNNNNNNNNNNNNNNNNNNNNNNNNNNNNNNNNNNNNNNNNNNNNNNNNNNNNNNNNNNNNNNNNNNNNNNNNNNNNNNNNNNNNNNNNNNNNNNNNNNNNNNNNNNNNNNNNNNNNNNNNNNNNNNNNNNNNNNNNNNNNNNNNNNNNNNNNNNNNNNNNNNNNNNNNNNNNNNNNNNNNNNNNNNNNNNNNNNNNNNNNNNNNNNNNNNNNNNNNNNNNNNNNNNNNNNNNNNNNNNNNNNNNNNNNNNNNNNNNNNNNNNNNNNNNNNNNNNNNNNNNNNNNNNNNNNNNNNNNNNNNNNNNNNNNNNNNNNNNNNNNNNNNNNNNNNNNNNNNNNNNNNNNNNNNNNNNNNNNNNNNNNNNNNNNNNNNNNNNNNNNNNNNNNNNNNNNNNNNNNNNNNNNNNNNNNNNNNNNNNNNNNNNNNNNNNNNNNNNNNNNNNNNNNNNNNNNNNNNNNNNNNNNNNNNNNNNNNNNNNNNNNNNNNNNNNNNNNNNNNNNNNNNNNNNNNNNNNNNNNNNNNNNNNNNNNNNNNNNNNNNNNNNNNNNNNNNNNNNNNNNNNNNNNNNNNNNNNNNNNNNNNNNNNNNNNNNNNNNNNNNNNNNNNNNNNNNNNNNNNNNNNNNNNNNNNNNNNNNNNNNNNNNNNNNNNNNNNNNNNNNNNNNNNNNNNNNNNNNNNNNNNNNNNNNNNNNNNNNNNNNNNNNNNNNNNNNNNNNNNNNNNNNNNNNNNNNNNNNNNNNNNNNNNNNNNNNNNNNNNNNNNNNNNNNNNNNNNNNNNNNNNNNNNNNNNNNNNNNNNNNNNNNNNNNNNNNNNNNNNNNNNNNNNNNNNNNNNNNNNNNNNNNNNNNNNNNNNNNNNNNNNNNNNNNNNNNNNNNNNNNNNNNNNNNNNNNNNNNNNNNNNNNNNNNNNNNNNNNNNNNNNNNNNNNNNNNNNNNNNNNNNNNNNNNNNNNNNNNNNNNNNNNNNNNNNNNNNNNNNNNNNNNNNNNNNNNNNNNNNNNNNNNNNNNNNNNNNNNNNNNNNNNNNNNNNNNNNNNNNNNNNNNNNNNNNNNNNNNNNNNNNNNNNNNNNNNNNNNNNNNNNNNNNNNNNNNNNNNNNNNNNNNNNNNNNNNNNNNNNNNNNNNNNNNNNNNNNNNNNNNNNNNNNNNNNNNNNNNNNNNNNNNNNNNNNNNNNNNNNNNNNNNNNNNNNNNNNNNNNNNNNNNNNNNNNNNNNNNNNNNNNNNNNNNNNNNNNNNNNNNNNNNNNNNNNNNNNNNNNNNNNNNNNNNNNNNNNNNNNNNNNNNNNNNNNNNNNNNNNNNNNNNNNNNNNNNNNNNNNNNNNNNNNNNNNNNNNNNNNNNNNNNNNNNNNNNNNNNNNNNNNNNNNNNNNNNNNNNNNNNNNNNNNNNNNNNNNNNNNNNNNNNNNNNNNNNNNNNNNNNNNNNNNNNNNNNNNNNNNNNNNNNNNNNNNNNNNNNNNNNNNNNNNNNNNNNNNNNNNNNNNNNNNNNNNNNNNNNNNNNNNNNNNNNNNNNNNNNNNNNNNNNNNNNNNNNNNNNNNNNNNNNNNNNNNNNNNNNNNNNNNNNNNNNNNNNNNNNNNNNNNNNNNNNNNNNNNNNNNNNNNNNNNNNNNNNNNNNNNNNNNNNNNNNNNNNNNNNNNNNNNNNNNNNNNNNNNNNNNNNNNNNNNNNNNNNNNNNNNNNNNNNNNNNNNNNNNNNNNNNNNNNNNNNNNNNNNNNNNNNNNNNNNNNNNNNNNNNNNNNNNNNNNNNNNNNNNNNNNNNNNNNNNNNNNNNNNNNNNNNNNNNNNNNNNNNNNNNNNNNNNNNNNNNNNNNNNNNNNNNNNNNNNNNNNNNNNNNNNNNNNNNNNNNNNNNNNNNNNNNNNNNNNNNNNNNNNNNNNNNNNNNNNNNNNNNNNNNNNNNNNNNNNNNNNNNNNNNNNNNNNNNNNNNNNNNNNNNNNNNNNNNNNNNNNNNNNNNNNNNNNNNNNNNNNNNNNNNNNNNNNNNNNNNNNNNNNNNNNNNNNNNNNNNNNNNNNNNNNNNNNNNNNNNNNNNNNNNNNNNNNNNNNNNNNNNNNNNNNNNNNNNNNNNNNNNNNNNNNNNNNNNNNNNNNNNNNNNNNNNNNNNNNNNNNNNNNNNNNNNNNNNNNNNNNNNNNNNNNNNNNNNNNNNNNNNNNNNNNNNNNNNNNNNNNNNNNNNNNNNNNNNNNNNNNNNNNNNNNNNNNNNNNNNNNNNNNNNNNNNNNNNNNNNNNNNNNNNNNNNNNNNNNNNNNNNNNNNNNNNNNNNNNNNNNNNNNNNNNNNNNNNNNNNNNNNNNNNNNNNNNNNNNNNNNNNNNNNNNNNNNNNNNNNNNNNNNNNNNNNNNNNNNNNNNNNNNNNNNNNNNNNNNNNNNNNNNNNNNNNNNNNNNNNNNNNNNNNNNNNNNNNNNNNNNNNNNNNNNNNNNNNNNNNNNNNNNNNNNNNNNNNNNNNNNNNNNNNNNNNNNNNNNNNNNNNNNNNNNNNNNNNNNNNNNNNNNNNNNNNNNNNNNNNNNNNNNNNNNNNNNNNNNNNNNNNNNNNNNNNNNNNNNNNNNNNNNNNNNNNNNNNNNNNNNNNNNNNNNNNNNNNNNNNNNNNNNNNNNNNNNNNNNNNNNNNNNNNNNNNNNNNNNNNNNNNNNNNNNNNNNNNNNNNNNNNNNNNNNNNNNNNNNNNNNNNNNNNNNNNNNNNNNNNNNNNNNNNNNNNNNNNNNNNNNNNNNNNNNNNNNNNNNNNNNNNNNNNNNNNNNNNNNNNNNNNNNNNNNNNNNNNNNNNNNNNNNNNNNNNNNNNNNNNNNNNNNNNNNNNNNNNNN
It encodes the following:
- the LOC111786130 gene encoding polyphenol oxidase, chloroplastic-like, producing EKSEKDEVLVIEGIELDKRYWVHFNVLVNVVDDGSDVCPGNTEFVGTFTTVPHGHNHRGKTSLRVVITEVLKELGIEDDESVIVRLDPKVGGDKVTIGGMKIELQPKGR